In one Nicotiana tomentosiformis chromosome 6, ASM39032v3, whole genome shotgun sequence genomic region, the following are encoded:
- the LOC138894805 gene encoding uncharacterized protein — MHRHSTPYRPKANGAIEAANKNIKKILRKMIQGSRQWHEKLPFALLGYRTTARTSVGATPYLLIYGTEAVIPAEVEIPSLRIIVESEIEDTEWVKTQLEQLMLIDEKRLATMCFG, encoded by the coding sequence atgcatcgccattctaccccttaccggccaaaagccaatggagccaTTGAAGCAgctaacaagaacatcaagaagattcttaggaaaatgatccaaggttcgagacaatggcatgaaaagttgccttttgctcttttgggataccgcacgactgctcgcacatctgttggtgcaactccttatctgttgatATATGGAAcggaagctgtaataccggctgaagtcgaaattccctctcttcggatcattgtggagtcggagattgaagatacagaatgggtaaagacccaattagaacaactaatgctgattgatgaaaaacggctaGCAACAATGTGCTTTGGctag